tttaaaatttaaaaaaaactgtagTACGATACATATCCAAAAAATTTACTTAGTTATATGAGTCACTAATTTCTTAAATGCCACGAGCTCTGACTAATACATGCCaagataatttataatttacatttaaggaacaatatcaatatgcatagttttttttaatatatatttttttaaaattatttgattgattaattttttttaacggTTATGAACTCTAAACTAATACGGAATGAGGTATTGAGAGTCCTGCAAAGAGTATTTCTTAATAGTTTTGCATTACTGAAACTTATGAGTCGCTAccaagaatttatttttattattccatAAACTTTTGTGTAATAAACaataccaaaaataaagttACAGAAATCACTATAATAAGTAACTaggtaaaataaaaaggaatgaatgtataaaagaaagtaatttttgagaaataaaaatctacaaaatatattgtaaaaaaacacacacacaccagTCATACCATTTACTAATTGGTCAAGGACATCAAGGtcaatttccaaattttttttttccattctaTGTCACATCAAAAACCATGAGAAATGAAGCTTGGCTGTGGCATTGGTACTATATGAGacacaaataaatgaaaaaaaagatcaACTGTACAGTGACCTTGTAATGAGGCAAGTGCCCATGCACCGACAAAATAAAACCATCAAAATACATTGTCAATGGATGCGCactaaaaaaaccctaatttttaatttaaaaccccTTAAGTGGTCTTCAAAGCTCCACGtccacaaaaatgaaaaataataaataaataaataaagagagagagagagagagagagagagagagagagagagagagcttcaTGGGGTTGACAGCAATTATTTAGGTTGGTCCCAAGAGACACTTGCAGTAGTAACATCCAATGGTTGCATAGTTTCATGCATTGTATGTacctttaattgttttcttttgcaactACACGAAACTATTGCTCTTGTATTTGTAAGGGACAATGACACCCCACCGCacacattttcatttgttgagAGAGAGGATCATATCATCAATATCCTTAAATTTTTGTGAACCTATCTATCTTGGtctaggttttattttttctttctttttttcatattaattttttttaaataaatatctatttattttgccAACTACTTTTTGTCTACTAGCATTAGGTCTCTTAGGTAGACTATTTGTGTTTTTACTAAGAAAATGGATTCATATCTCAGTTCATGCAAAGTGAGAGGATAGGTGTATTAAAATAGTAACTCCATACTTGTGCATAGCCATGACATGATTTGTTCACATATcgtaaaatgaaaatttattttataaactgAGTAGTTTTTGGAGGATTTTATATAGACACCACTGTTTGAATTCACTtgtgaaaaaataaacattttgagtgcttttcaaaaatttatatggtatttttttagttaaatttttttttttttaaaaaaatacatttattttcaaaagaaaaaaaaagactttagaAAACATATGTTAATTCGATATTTTATAACAAATGAATTTTTCTATCTAAAATAATTCAGacaatatgttaatttttaacaatatttttttccttgtaaaAGTAAGCAagaacttattattttataaatattgatgaGGATCAAATTCTACCATTTGTGTCTCCATATggccaaagttttttttttaaaattataatatgagtAGTTTTTGAGGAATTTGTAAACCAATAATTTAGGTGTGTATAGTGGTTTGTCcacattaggaaaaaaaaaaagttgtcaaAAACTACAACAATTTATGATCAGTTGAATTCacttgtaaaaattaaaagctATAAGTGCTTCTTGTACAAATCTATTAGATCTGCTTTtcaccttttaatttttaaaaattataaattttttgttagTTAGAATAATGAAATTTCTGAAAATACATTAGTTTTAAGAAATGgtttttaaaagtataatttactattttataataaacatattttttaacttaaaaaaattctaacaaacatgttaatttttaatatatatattgccttcttaaaatatataagaacTCATTGTTTTATAAATGAAGCATTTATGAGCATCAAGTTCAGTGATTCGTGTCTAAATAGGGACCAAAAATCTTATTGTACAATAATGAACGCCTCaccaataaatatataaataaattacatagaagacaaaaacatataaatatacaatatacgtacacacacatatatatatgtacacaatTTGAAAGTGATAAACagtgtagatatatatacatatgttggCAAACACATGATCATTCATCATAACTACTAACTACTTTGGATCCTTGGTAGGTTCAATACCCAAATAGCTAGCAATGTTCTGTCTTGCTTCAAAGTCAAATAATACCTTCAATTTATGGGACCCTCTTATCATGTCAAGTggtgcacacacacacacacaaatataaatatctatACATGCGAATATAGTTGTGTCTAACATGATAATAATTAAGCAGTGACTAATTAGCTTTTGGTTTTGGTATAGAAGACAATTAATAAAGCCTTCCATAAGATCATGTGAGGCTTATTAAATAGTATGGCCTACATATCATtccatattattaaaatacCCAAGTACATTGATTGTTTCTGTACccatatataaaattttctttgatgttgtatatatatatatatatatgtgatttttattttgattatttatatataattggatGGTACAAATTCAATAACATAATATGGgttgaaaaacaacaaaatttaaaacaattttctcTTAAGAGTTACTAAAACCATTCTATACTCTTTTGTCTAGTGAAAAGGACCACACTTTTGTTTTTTAGtggtataaaaaattatttccttATTTCATCACCCTTTTAAAACTTTAGTCTAACATCATGAAggacttatatatattttttacctcTTTGACATATCGGTTTTTTAGATAAAGTATTGGAAGCTATCATAGATTTctcataaaatgtttttttttatttgtaaaaattcgACCATAGAgtaatttgtttaattgatgTAAACCTCGATCAAACCCAGTTAATTTAAAGATTTATATTAACtggtttcaattttattatagaGGAGACCTTGTTAATCTAAATACTTATATTAACTGGCTTTAGTATTATTATAGAGGAAATTGTATATAAATGGCTAGATTTGGCAAATCATccaatatcaataaataaaaaaaaatgttgaatcgATTTGTTAAAGTTTAagcaaatatttatttgataaattgttaaatcaatttattaaagTTTATgtgaggataaaaaaaaaattaaatttgagcaataacaagaacaaaaaagcaaagtaaaaaaataaaaaatcttaacaaacacataaaatttttacatagtTCGGTCAATCTGATCTACATCCCCATCACACTGGTATTATATTGATGTCTCTCATTTGAGGTTTACCCCCGCGAAGCGCTCACGTCCTCAGACTCTAGCAAGTgacaaagaaaatattagacTCTATATACTAACAGTTTAAGTAAAAATTGATCTCATAGATTCAATCAATCATTGAATTGAGTtgatttaatatgatttttttaaatttaatttgacaATGGAGCCGTCGtcgattttttataattatttttctctaatcACTTTGTTATCCTCGTCTTTATCTCTTTGTAATTAGttatattgtttaatagtaGGATTAGTGACGAAAGAATTgaaaaaacacattaaaaattaatttacaaaagaAGTGATGAACCACTTGTTTTCCAAATGAATGgtaaaagattaattaaaaaaaagctcatgttgtaaatacatataattttttttcttcttgtttgtgatGACCTAATTGGAAGACAAGCTCATATAAAAGAGTTAGTCAAACACTTATTTTCTAAATGAAAAACCAGAAGttcaaagttttaattttcaaaatgcttttttttttaattgaataaattaaGTAAAATCATACACACGGTCTCTTAAAAAGCAtgtctttgtttctttcttcaaaATGATCATTATTTTGGAtaccttttattaaaaaaatagacttATCTTAAAATATCTCTAACAATTTTACTAAAAtagcatgcaaataaataaaaagtattttggaatatattattattaaataaacaaataattactcatatgatttttaattataatttaaattatacaaGACCAATCTCCAACCTCCATGGGCCATCCAAAAGTACAACATGAATTCCAAAAAACTTTAATAATCTCATCTTTCACATGATCACATCTAGCGCCTATAAAAGTCTACATTCAACTCAATTACAGACcatacaaattaaattatttaataatttattaaaaactaacaaCTTCTTATTTGACTTTAAGTTTTGATCGcattttaataactaattaaacACACAATAGTTAGCTACAACACCAATTCTGAAATCCATATGGTCAACCTAGAAACATTTACATTTAACTCatcattgattaaaaaattaaaataaatgataaattttaatttaactttagTTTATACCATCttcaaaagtatatatatatttatatatatatatatatatatagatatgtataaTTGGAATGTTTACTTAATTACtagtattaattaaatatttttaattttattagtatattatcataatttaaacaattttattttctcatatttaatattgttttaaaagttttttaagcCAATTTACATGATTATCTAGCTTAACACAATACTTCAATATACTTGAGGCTTTcagtttttatatttgtttttgaaaatatcattttttaaaattaaaaggtTAAGTTCTCaacaaaattataatgatataaaaaataaatattaagttttCAAAGACAAATGATTGCTAAAAGACTTATAGCAGCGGTATAGTAACATGTTACTGATTGAAGGTGTGGGTTGGATGATCAATTCCCAGCTCATCCACACTCCATTGATTGCTTGTctacattttataaaaaaaaaaaaaaaatttaatttcgaTTTTTTAGCCCTCTTGGAAAAGGACAAATTTGGATTCAAATTTTGCATAGTTAAACTTGACATTTACATCTTTACCCTGAGATCACTGTGATCTAACATCAACAACTCAAAttctaaaacaataattatcttaatttttttttaaaaagaaaaataaacatttatctGATTGAACATTAACAGTATATGGATAAAGCAGCTTTGGATTTAGATTTTTCACAATTACACAtgccacaattttttttttacatttaacacGCGACATAGACATCTCTACTCCCAATTAACTTCAATAACCCAAATTCTAAACCAATAactatctcaattttttttaaaaaaatctaactcATTAATCATCATCCCCAAAAGAAtccaaacaattaataaattcCCTTTCCCAAACCCAATCCCCACAAAACCAATCACCACCATCCATTCCCAAAATCCAACGGCCATAACCCAAAAACTCCCGCCTGACGTCACTCTCCCGACCCTACATGACGTCATCTCATCTTTCTCATCCTTTCCTAATCCGACACGTGTCCCAAATTATTATCTAATAGATACCCTCCATCCATCCATAGACATAGATGTCCTTccctttaaatatttatttatttatttaatatatatatatatatatatattaaatatatattaaatattatattatatatatatatatatatacatatttccCACTCTCTTTGTTTTTGGAACCTTCTCTCTCCTCTCAATTTTCCTTCTCACATGCTCCTTCTTTTCCACAACCTTTTCCTTTCCTAGAATCTCCTCTTTCCACTCTCTCCATCCctatcttctccttcttctcctccttctcttcctctcttcttatatcttatatatacataGGTAGTAACATATATGCATGGAGAgatctgaagaagaagaagaagaagaagaagagatggaaaagCAAAGTAATACTACTGTTGAGCATCAAAAGAACAAGCAGCTAGGACAAAAGAGAAGCAGCAAAGAAtgcaagaacaagaagaaggagatcaaGGTGGTGTATATCTCTAATCCAATGAAGTTCCAAACAAGTGCTGCTAACTTTAGAGAGCTTGTTCAGAAGGTCACTGGTCAAGACTCTGACATCTCTAACTTCCCTGAGAACACTACTACTACTGCCTTGGCTTCTCAGCTTTCAGACACCACTACTAccacttcttcttctgttgaagaTGATGGGTTTGCTGAGAGTTGGTCGGCGTTTGTGCCTCCTTCTATGTTTTATGAACCTCCTCAAGGTTTTTTCCGGCCACCGGCGGATAGAGTTTGAATTGGGTTGGTTGTCTTTGACTGTGTGGATATAGTCTATagatatcatatatattaatttttatatatatgtgtgtgtgtggtttgatttttggtttttataaatGTTATAGTCTTAATAGTTTCATGTTGGTCATGAGTTAACTGTTGATTAAGCTCAAGGTGGAGGGGATTTAATAAGAATGATACTAATGAATAAGGTTTATGGATCTTGAGTTCTTGCAAGTTGTtttgggaggaggaggagcaaaAGTGATTGGTCCGTACGTGTTATCTTATATcttatggatatatatatttctgctttttttttttatttgacagtGAACAGTGAAGGTATGCCACatctttctccttctctttcttattaAGCTCTGGTTACTTTTTATTGATCATGATTAGGACCAAAGTGTGACATGTTCTGGATCCCCATTTGAGTAGTCACAGTGAAGGTATgcaaaactctctctctctctctctctgataAAGTTTGTGATTTTcaggagaaaaaaaagggaaagaagtaGGTATGCAAAGATGATCTCTTCTTCTCTAAAGActaattctttatatatatacatgtatatatatgtttattggGGAATCTGTTCTTTTCATGTGCCTTTGCTGCTGCTGAGATTCTTTCAGTTTTGAGCTTGTGATTAGTGAAAGGTTTCAGATACCTTGGTCTTTGTTGGCTTGTGCTTAATTAATCTTGCATGATTGATTGGCATTCTTTTTAGTGAGTCAATAATTACTTGATTGCTTTTTCATTGTGCTGATCTTGCTCAATTTTGCCAAAACTTCTCTCCTTCTGATGAgttcttcttttttaaatgtgaaaATTGTTGCTACTAGCTTTACCTGAATCTATGCTAGTTATAAATCAtacatttaaaaactttatttgtTAGAGTATAATTTCCATTTTTGATAACTCTACCAAAGAATAGAATTGGATGAAGTGGAAATGACACTATAAAgtggcttcttttttttaattttttgtgttgaTTTTACAGAAAGTGGAAGCACTTGGGCCTTTGATTAGTTTTCCTATAAAATGAAGAAACGGGagcaataataaataatcacttcccccacttcctaTTGAGTGTATATATTTTCGCTGaagtgaggaaaaaaaaagaacaattgaaGTTTGGGAAGTCAATCCACTCACTTACCTTGCAGTAGCACTTCCCATTCTTGAAGGTATGTATTAATTTTGAAGATTAATTCTTAGAATGAATCATATCAATCTAATGTTGCTTAGACTTATATCACTTAAAATGTGCTTGATTTCTTCTTTGATGGAAATTGGAGAAATTGCCTGCATTTGGCTGAAGATCCataaatttctctattttttcttatattttctcaAAATTCAATATGGTCTATCACACCCTTGCTGTTTTGGTGAACACTTAAGAGAAGTTTTACTAATATACATACACCATAGAAATTAAGGTTAATTGAGTTTGTAAAGatttgcattttaatttttcgGTGTTTATTAGAATGAGAAATAATCACAATTTCAAGTTCATGAGAGANNNNNNNNNNNNNNNNNNNNNNNNNNNNNNNNNNNNNNNNNNNNNNNNNNNNNNNNNNNNNNNNNNNNNNNNNNNNNNNNNNNNNNNNNNNNNNNNNNNNNNNNNNNNNNNNNNNNNNNNNNNNNNNNNNNNNNNNNNNNNNNNNNNNNNNNNNNNNNNNNNNNNNNNNNNNNNNNNNNNNNNNNNNNNNNNNNNNNNNNNNNNNNNNNNNNNNNNNNNNNNNNNNNNNNNNNNNNNNNNNNNNNNNNNNNNNNNNNNNNNNNNNNNNNNNNNNNNNNNNNNNNNNNNNNNNNNNNNNNNNNNNNNNNNNNNNNNNNNNNNNNNNNNNNNNNNNNNNNNNNNNNNNNNNNNNNNNNNNNNNNNNNNNNNNNNNNNNNNNNNNNNNNNNNNNNNNNNNNNNNNNNNNNNNNNNNNNNNNNNNNNNNNNNNNNNNNNNNNNNNNNNNNNNNNNNNNNNNNNNNNNNNNNNNNNNNNNNNNNNNNNNNNNNNNNNNNNNNNNNNNNNNNNNNNNNNNNNNNNNNNNNNNNNNNNNNNNNNNNNNNNNNNNNNNNNNNNNNNNNNNNNNNNNNNNNNNNNNNNNNNNNNNNNNNNNNNNNNNNNNNNNNNNNNNNNNNNNNNNNNNNNNNNNNNNNNNNNNNNNNNNNNNNNNNNNNNNNNNNNNNNNNNNNNNNNNNNNNNNNNNNNNNNNNNNNNNNNNNNNNNNNNNNNNNNNNNNNNNNNNNNNNNNNNNNNNNNNNNN
The DNA window shown above is from Dioscorea cayenensis subsp. rotundata cultivar TDr96_F1 chromosome 12, TDr96_F1_v2_PseudoChromosome.rev07_lg8_w22 25.fasta, whole genome shotgun sequence and carries:
- the LOC120273345 gene encoding sigma factor binding protein 2, chloroplastic-like, with protein sequence MERSEEEEEEEEEMEKQSNTTVEHQKNKQLGQKRSSKECKNKKKEIKVVYISNPMKFQTSAANFRELVQKVTGQDSDISNFPENTTTTALASQLSDTTTTTSSSVEDDGFAESWSAFVPPSMFYEPPQGFFRPPADRV